The following proteins are encoded in a genomic region of Mustela erminea isolate mMusErm1 chromosome 3, mMusErm1.Pri, whole genome shotgun sequence:
- the PCDHB16 gene encoding protocadherin beta-16 isoform X2, whose protein sequence is MKSNGDSRMVAFSETKVVDVNDNPPEVTLSALTSPIPENSPEIVVAVFSVSDTDSGDNGKTITSIQDDLPFLLKPSIKNFYTLVTERALDREERTEYNITITVTDLGTPRLKTQHNLTVTVSDVNDNAPTFSQTTYTLRVRENNSPALHIGSVSATDRDSGANAQVTYSLLPPHDPQLPLGSLVSINADNGQLFALRSLDFEALQAFEFRVGAADRGSPALSSQALVRVLVADANDNAPFVLYPLQNGSAPCTELVPRAAEAGYLVAKVVAVDGDSGQNAWLSYQLLKATEPGLFGVWAHNGEVRTARPLSERDAVKHRLLVLVRDHGEPPLSASVTLHVLLVDGFSQPYLPLPDAAAAEARADPLTVYLVVALACVSSLFLFSVLVFVAVRLCRRRRAASGGGCSVPEGPFPGHLVDVSGAGTLSHSYQYEVCLRGGSGTGEFKFLKPIIPNLQFQSTGREVEENSSFRDSFGI, encoded by the exons ATGAAGAGCAATGGAGATTCCAGGATGGTTGCATTTTCTGAGACAAAG GTGGTGGATGTGAATGATAATCCTCCAGAAGTGACCCTGTCTGCACTTACGAGCCCCATCCCAGAGAATTCACCCGAGATTGTAGTTgctgttttcagtgtttcagataCTGACTCTGGGGACAATGGGAAGACCATTACCTCCATCCAGGAtgaccttccttttcttctaaaaCCTTCAATCAAGAACTTTTACACCTTGGTAACAGAGAGAGCActagacagagaagaaagaaccgAGTACAACATCACCATCACCGTCACCGACCTGGGGACCCCCAGGCTGAAAACCCAGCACAACCTCACGGTGACCGTGTCCGACGTCAACGACAACGCCCCGACCTTCAGCCAGACGACCTACACCCTGCGCGTCCGCGAGAACAACAGCCCCGCCCTGCACATCGGCAGCGTGAGCGCCACCGACAGAGACTCGGGCGCCAACGCCCAGGTCACCTACTCGCTGCTGCCGCCCCACGACCCGCAGCTGCCGCTGGGCTCGCTGGTGTCCATCAACGCGGACAACGGGCAGCTGTTCGCGCTCAGGTCGCTGGATTTCGAGGCGCTGCAGGCGTTCGAGTTCCGCGTGGGCGCGGCCGACCGCGGCTCGCCGGCGCTCAGCAGCCAGGCGCTGGTGCGCGTGCTGGTGGCGGACGCCAACGACAACGCGCCGTTCGTGCTGTACCCGCTGCAGAACGGCTCGGCGCCCTGCACCGAGCTGGTGCCGCGGGCGGCCGAGGCGGGCTACCTGGTGGCCAAGGTGGTGGCGGTGGACGGCGACTCGGGCCAGAACGCCTGGCTGTCGTACCAGCTGCTCAAGGCCACGGAGCCCGGGCTGTTCGGCGTGTGGGCGCACAACGGCGAGGTGCGCACGGCGCGGCCGCTGAGCGAGCGCGACGCCGTCAAGCACAGGCTGCTGGTGCTGGTCCGGGACCACGGCGAGCCGCCGCTGTCGGCCAGCGTCACGCTGCACGTGCTGCTGGTGGACGGCTTCTCGCAGCCCTACCTGCCGCTGCCGGACGCGGCGGCGGCCGAGGCCCGCGCCGACCCGCTCACCGTCTACCTGGTGGTGGCCTTGGCGTGCGTGTCGTCGCTCTTCCTGTTCTCGGTGCTGGTGTTCGTGGCGGTGCGGCTGTGCAGGAGGAGGCGGGCGGCGTCGGGGGGCGGCTGCTCGGTGCCCGAGGGTCCGTTTCCGGGCCACCTGGTGGACGTCAGCGGCGCGGGGACCCTGTCCCACAGCTACCAGTATGAGGTGTGTCTGAGGGGAGGATCTGGGACCGGCGAGTTCAAGTTCCTCAAGCCCATTATCCCTAATCTGCAGTTTCAGAGCACAGGAAGGGAAGTGGAAGAAAATTCCTCCTTCCGAGATAGTTTTGGGATATAA
- the PCDHB16 gene encoding protocadherin beta-16 isoform X1 yields the protein MEIPGWLHFLRQRQVLVFFVLLCMSRVGAELEPYSVAEEMERGSFVANLGKDLGLGLTELSTRGARIISQGNKEYLQLKVQTGDLVINEKLDREELCGPMEPCLLYFQLLMEKPLEIFQAELRVEDINDHSPVFTEREMILKIPENSPLGITFPLSNALDLDVGSNSVQNYKISPNSHFEVLTRKLSDGRMYPELVLKEELDREEEPEIVFTLTALDGGSPPRYGIAQVRVDVVDSNDNAPEFGQPIYKVHIPENSPVGSLVVTVSASDLDSGVYGKISYTLFQPSEDISKTLEVNPVTGEIRLKKQVDFETVVSYEVDIKATDGGGLSGKCTLLLQVVDVNDNPPEVTLSALTSPIPENSPEIVVAVFSVSDTDSGDNGKTITSIQDDLPFLLKPSIKNFYTLVTERALDREERTEYNITITVTDLGTPRLKTQHNLTVTVSDVNDNAPTFSQTTYTLRVRENNSPALHIGSVSATDRDSGANAQVTYSLLPPHDPQLPLGSLVSINADNGQLFALRSLDFEALQAFEFRVGAADRGSPALSSQALVRVLVADANDNAPFVLYPLQNGSAPCTELVPRAAEAGYLVAKVVAVDGDSGQNAWLSYQLLKATEPGLFGVWAHNGEVRTARPLSERDAVKHRLLVLVRDHGEPPLSASVTLHVLLVDGFSQPYLPLPDAAAAEARADPLTVYLVVALACVSSLFLFSVLVFVAVRLCRRRRAASGGGCSVPEGPFPGHLVDVSGAGTLSHSYQYEVCLRGGSGTGEFKFLKPIIPNLQFQSTGREVEENSSFRDSFGI from the coding sequence ATGGAGATTCCAGGATGGTTGCATTTTCTGAGACAAAGGCAAgtccttgttttctttgttttgctttgtatgTCTCGGGTGGGTGCCGAGTTAGAGCCCTATTCAGTAGcggaagaaatggagagagggtCCTTTGTGGCAAATCTAGGAAAAGATCTGGGGTTAGGATTGACAGAGCTGTCCACCCGCGGAGCTCGGATCATTTCTCAAGGCAACAAAGAGTATTTGCAGCTCAAGGTTCAGACTGGGGATTTGGTCATAAATGAGAAACTAGATCGAGAGGAGCTATGCGGTCCAATGGAGCCTTGCTTACTGTATTTCCAACTGTTAATGGAAAAACCCTTAGAGATATTTCAGGCTGAACTGAGGGTGGAAGACATAAATGACCATTCTCCTGTGTTCACTGAAAGagaaatgattctaaaaatacCGGAAAACAGTCCTTTAGGAATTACATTCCCTCTGAGTAATGCTCTGGACTTGGATGTAGGAAGCAACAGTGTCCAAAACTATAAAATCAGCCCCAACTCCCATTTTGAGGTTCTAACCCGCAAACTCAGTGATGGCAGAATGTACCCTGAGCTGGTGTTGAAAGAAGAGCTGGACAGGGAGGAAGAGCCTGAAATCGTATTTACCTTGACAGCGCTGGATGGCGGCTCTCCACCTCGGTATGGGATTGCGCAGGTGCGCGTTGACGTGGTGGACAGCAACGATAACGCCCCTGAGTTTGGGCAGCCCATCTACAAGGTGCATATTCCTGAGAACAGTCCTGTAGGCTCCCTGGTTGTCACTGTTTCTGCCAGCGATTTAGACAGCGGAGTCTATGGAAAAATATCCTACACACTCTTCCAGCCTTCAGAAGATATTAGCAAAACTTTGGAAGTAAATCCTGTAACAGGAGAAATTCGACTGAAAAAACAAGTAGATTTTGAGACAGTTGTATCTTATGAAGTAGACATCAAGGCCACTGATGGGGGCGGCCTTTCAGGAAAATGCACTCTTCTCCTCCAGGTGGTGGATGTGAATGATAATCCTCCAGAAGTGACCCTGTCTGCACTTACGAGCCCCATCCCAGAGAATTCACCCGAGATTGTAGTTgctgttttcagtgtttcagataCTGACTCTGGGGACAATGGGAAGACCATTACCTCCATCCAGGAtgaccttccttttcttctaaaaCCTTCAATCAAGAACTTTTACACCTTGGTAACAGAGAGAGCActagacagagaagaaagaaccgAGTACAACATCACCATCACCGTCACCGACCTGGGGACCCCCAGGCTGAAAACCCAGCACAACCTCACGGTGACCGTGTCCGACGTCAACGACAACGCCCCGACCTTCAGCCAGACGACCTACACCCTGCGCGTCCGCGAGAACAACAGCCCCGCCCTGCACATCGGCAGCGTGAGCGCCACCGACAGAGACTCGGGCGCCAACGCCCAGGTCACCTACTCGCTGCTGCCGCCCCACGACCCGCAGCTGCCGCTGGGCTCGCTGGTGTCCATCAACGCGGACAACGGGCAGCTGTTCGCGCTCAGGTCGCTGGATTTCGAGGCGCTGCAGGCGTTCGAGTTCCGCGTGGGCGCGGCCGACCGCGGCTCGCCGGCGCTCAGCAGCCAGGCGCTGGTGCGCGTGCTGGTGGCGGACGCCAACGACAACGCGCCGTTCGTGCTGTACCCGCTGCAGAACGGCTCGGCGCCCTGCACCGAGCTGGTGCCGCGGGCGGCCGAGGCGGGCTACCTGGTGGCCAAGGTGGTGGCGGTGGACGGCGACTCGGGCCAGAACGCCTGGCTGTCGTACCAGCTGCTCAAGGCCACGGAGCCCGGGCTGTTCGGCGTGTGGGCGCACAACGGCGAGGTGCGCACGGCGCGGCCGCTGAGCGAGCGCGACGCCGTCAAGCACAGGCTGCTGGTGCTGGTCCGGGACCACGGCGAGCCGCCGCTGTCGGCCAGCGTCACGCTGCACGTGCTGCTGGTGGACGGCTTCTCGCAGCCCTACCTGCCGCTGCCGGACGCGGCGGCGGCCGAGGCCCGCGCCGACCCGCTCACCGTCTACCTGGTGGTGGCCTTGGCGTGCGTGTCGTCGCTCTTCCTGTTCTCGGTGCTGGTGTTCGTGGCGGTGCGGCTGTGCAGGAGGAGGCGGGCGGCGTCGGGGGGCGGCTGCTCGGTGCCCGAGGGTCCGTTTCCGGGCCACCTGGTGGACGTCAGCGGCGCGGGGACCCTGTCCCACAGCTACCAGTATGAGGTGTGTCTGAGGGGAGGATCTGGGACCGGCGAGTTCAAGTTCCTCAAGCCCATTATCCCTAATCTGCAGTTTCAGAGCACAGGAAGGGAAGTGGAAGAAAATTCCTCCTTCCGAGATAGTTTTGGGATATAA
- the PCDHB8 gene encoding protocadherin beta-8 has translation METSGKFICRQRQVLLFFLLLGLSQAGLEPRRYSVVEETEGRSFVTNLAKDLGLGQRDLSKRGARVISKGNKLHLLLDQETGDLLLGEKLDREELCGHTDPCVLRFQVLLENPLEFFQAELQVIDINDHSPVFIDRDMLLKIPESSPPGTTFPLKNAQDVDVGRNNIKNYVISPNSYFRVLTRNRSDGSKYPELVLDKVLDREQESELRLTLTAQDGGSPPRSGIAQIYIEVVDINDNAPEFEQPLYRVQIPEDSPIGFLIVTVSATDVDTGVNGEIFYSLFQASEEICETFEIHPETGEIRLKKQLDFERIQFYEVNIEARDGGSLSGKCTVLIQVTDVNDNVPEVTLSAFTRHIPENSPEAVVAVLSVSDLDSEENGKINCSIQDDLPFLLKSSLENFYTLVTEGPLDRESRAEYNITITFTDLGTPRLKTQLNLTVTVSDVNDNAPTFSQTTYTLRVRENNSPALHIGSVSATDRDSGANAQVTYSLLPPHDPQLPLGSLVSINADNGQLFALRSLDFEALQAFEFRVGAADRGSPALSSQALVRVLVADANDNAPFVLYPLQNGSAPCTELVPRAAEAGYLVAKVVAVDGDSGQNAWLSYQLLKATEPGLFSVWAHNGEVRTARPLSERDAVKHRLLVLVRDHGEPPLSASVTLHVLLVDGFSQPYLPLPDVAAAEARADPLTVYLVVALASVSSLFLFSVLVFVAVRLCRRRRAASGGGCSVPEGPFPGHLVDVSGAGTLSHSYQYEVCLRGGSGTGEFKFLKPIMPNFQSHSPGPAEENPNFGFSIQ, from the coding sequence ATGGAGACCAGCGGGAAGTTCATTTGCAGACAAAGGCAagtccttttattctttctcctatTGGGCTTATCTCAGGCGGGTTTGGAACCTAGGCGCTATTCTGTGGTGGAGGAAACTGAAGGGCGGTCATTTGTAACCAATTTAGCAAAGGACCTGGGTCTGGGTCAGAGGGATCTCTCCAAGCGGGGAGCTAGGGTCATTTCCAAAGGGAACAAACTACATTTGCTTCTTGATCAGGAAACTGGAGATTTGTTGCTAGGTGAAAAACTGGACCGGGAGGAATTGTGTGGTCACACAGACCCGTGTGTGCTGCGTTTCCAGGTATTGCTAGAAAATCCCTTAGAGTTTTTTCAAGCTGAGTTACAAGTAATAGATATCAATGACCATTCCCCAGTATTCATAGACCGAGATATGTTGCTAAAAATACCAGAGAGCAGTCCACCTGGAACTACATTTCCACTGAAGAACGCTCAGGATGTGGACGTGGGCCGAAATAATATTAAGAACTATGTAATTAGCCCCAATTCCTACTTTCGGGTCCTTACCCGCAATCGCAGCGATGGCAGCAAATATCCTGAACTGGTGCTGGACAAAGTGCTAGATCGGGAGCAGGAATCTGAGCTCAGGTTAACCCTTACAGCTCAGGATGGTGGCTCTCCACCGAGGTCTGGCATCGCTCAGATCTACATCGAAGTCGTGGACATCAACGATAATGCCCCTGAATTTGAGCAGCCTCTATACAGGGTGCAGATTCCTGAGGACAGTCCCATTGGCTTCCTGATTGTCACAGTCTCTGCTACAGATGTAGACACAGGAGTCAATGGAGAAATTTTCTATTCACTTTTCCAAGCTTCTGAGGAGATTTGCGAAACCTTTGAGATCCACCCTGAGACAGGAGAAATTCGATTGAAAAAACAACTTGATTTCGAAAGAATACAGTTCTATGAGGTCAATATAGAAGCCAGAGATGGCGGCAGCCTTTCTGGAAAATGCACCGTTCTGATTCAAGTTACGGATGTGAACGACAATGTCCCAGAAGTCACCCTGTCTGCGTTTACTAGACACATACCTGAGAACTCGCCTGAAGCTGTCGTTGCAGTTCTCAGTGTTTCAGATCTTGATtcagaagaaaatgggaaaataaattgctCTATTCAGGACGATCTACCCTTTCTACTGAAATCTTCCTTGGAAAATTTTTACACCCTAGTAACAGAGGGACCGCtggacagagagagcagagcagaataCAACATCACCATCACGTTCACTGACTTGGGGACCCCCAGGCTGAAAACCCAGCTCAACCTCACGGTGACCGTGTCCGACGTCAACGACAACGCCCCGACCTTCAGCCAGACGACCTACACCCTGCGCGTCCGCGAGAACAACAGCCCCGCCCTGCACATCGGCAGCGTGAGCGCCACCGACAGAGACTCGGGCGCCAACGCCCAGGTCACCTACTCGCTGCTGCCGCCCCACGACCCGCAGCTGCCGCTGGGCTCGCTGGTGTCCATCAACGCGGACAATGGGCAGCTGTTCGCGCTCAGGTCGCTGGATTTCGAGGCGCTGCAGGCGTTCGAGTTCCGCGTGGGCGCGGCCGACCGCGGCTCGCCGGCGCTCAGCAGCCAGGCGCTGGTGCGCGTGCTGGTGGCGGACGCCAACGACAACGCGCCGTTCGTGCTGTACCCGCTGCAGAACGGCTCGGCGCCCTGCACCGAGCTGGTGCCGCGGGCGGCCGAGGCGGGCTACCTGGTGGCCAAGGTGGTGGCGGTGGACGGCGACTCGGGCCAGAACGCCTGGCTGTCGTACCAGCTGCTCAAGGCCACGGAGCCCGGGCTGTTCAGCGTGTGGGCGCACAACGGCGAGGTGCGCACGGCGCGGCCGCTGAGCGAGCGCGACGCCGTCAAGCACAGGCTGCTGGTGCTGGTCCGGGACCACGGCGAGCCGCCGCTGTCGGCCAGCGTCACGCTGCACGTGCTGCTGGTGGACGGCTTCTCGCAGCCCTACCTGCCGCTGCCGGACGTGGCGGCGGCCGAGGCCCGCGCCGACCCGCTCACCGTCTACCTGGTGGTGGCCTTGGCGTCCGTGTCGTCGCTCTTCCTGTTCTCGGTGCTGGTGTTCGTGGCGGTGCGGCTGTGCAGGAGGAGGCGGGCGGCGTCGGGGGGCGGCTGCTCGGTGCCCGAGGGTCCGTTTCCGGGCCACCTGGTAGACGTCAGCGGCGCGGGGACCCTTTCCCACAGCTACCAGTATGAGGTGTGTCTGAGGGGAGGATCTGGGACCGGCGAGTTCAAGTTCCTCAAGCCGATCATGCCCAATTTCCAGAGCCACTCCCCTGGGCCAGCAGAAGAAAACCCCAACTTTGGTTTTAGTATTCagtga